From one Leifsonia soli genomic stretch:
- the metX gene encoding homoserine O-acetyltransferase MetX → MEWQTSADTAPSSFITEAQARTLLGKPPASGAWKESDPAGDRQFAGIGAFSFESGETLPFVRVAYETWGALSPERDNAVLVLHALTGDSHAAGPAGRGHRTPGWWQGIIGPGKAIDTDRWFVVAPNMLGGCQGTTGPASLAPDGAEWGARFPFTTIRDQVAAQAALSDAIGLDRWAAVVGGSMGGMQALEWAVMFPERVERLAVIAAPPYSTADQIALNSVQIEAVRTDPLFRGGQYYDAEDGDGPHRGLALARRMALLNYRSPSELNERFQRAWQSEISPLGGGGRFAVESYLDFHGNKFTRRFDANSYITLVEAMNSHDVGRGRGGIAAALSRVTARTLVVGIDSDRLFPVEGQEQIAYHVPDTLDGRVPVVIRSDFGHDGFLIEDDVVSAQLRRLLDV, encoded by the coding sequence ATGGAGTGGCAGACATCCGCCGACACGGCGCCGTCGAGTTTCATCACGGAGGCGCAGGCGAGGACGCTGCTCGGGAAGCCTCCGGCGAGCGGCGCCTGGAAGGAGTCCGACCCGGCGGGCGATCGGCAGTTCGCGGGCATCGGCGCCTTCTCGTTCGAGAGCGGCGAGACCCTGCCGTTCGTCCGTGTCGCGTATGAGACGTGGGGGGCCCTCTCGCCGGAGCGCGACAACGCCGTGCTGGTGCTGCACGCGCTGACGGGCGACTCGCACGCGGCCGGCCCCGCCGGTCGCGGCCACCGGACGCCCGGCTGGTGGCAGGGCATCATCGGACCAGGAAAGGCCATCGACACCGACCGCTGGTTCGTTGTCGCCCCGAACATGCTGGGCGGCTGCCAGGGGACGACCGGTCCTGCGTCGCTCGCGCCCGACGGCGCCGAGTGGGGTGCCCGGTTCCCGTTCACGACCATCCGCGACCAGGTCGCCGCGCAGGCCGCCCTCTCCGACGCCATCGGCCTGGACCGCTGGGCCGCGGTCGTCGGCGGCTCGATGGGCGGGATGCAGGCGCTGGAGTGGGCCGTCATGTTCCCGGAGCGGGTCGAACGGCTCGCGGTCATCGCCGCTCCCCCGTACTCGACCGCCGACCAGATCGCCCTCAACTCGGTGCAGATCGAGGCGGTGCGCACCGACCCGCTGTTCCGCGGCGGCCAGTACTACGACGCCGAGGACGGCGACGGACCGCACCGTGGGCTCGCGCTCGCCCGGCGCATGGCCCTGCTCAACTACCGCAGCCCGTCCGAGCTGAACGAGCGCTTCCAGCGGGCCTGGCAGAGCGAGATCAGCCCGCTCGGAGGCGGCGGACGGTTCGCCGTCGAGTCGTACCTCGACTTCCACGGCAACAAGTTCACCCGCCGCTTCGACGCGAACAGCTACATCACGCTGGTGGAGGCCATGAACTCGCACGATGTCGGCCGCGGGCGCGGCGGAATCGCTGCAGCGCTCTCCCGCGTCACCGCACGCACCCTGGTGGTCGGCATCGACAGCGACCGGCTGTTCCCCGTCGAAGGACAGGAGCAGATCGCCTACCATGTTCCGGACACGCTGGACGGTAGAGTTCCAGTGGTGATCCGGTCGGACTTCGGCCACGACGGGTTCCTGATCGAGGACGACGTCGTCAGCGCCCAGCTGAGGCGACTGCTCGACGTGTGA
- a CDS encoding response regulator transcription factor: MGEEPPIRIAIVDDHKMLLGALTEWIRSAADDIRMVAAVASWPELLTHPEFPVDVVLLDLDLKDNIPISLKLSTLKTTGVATVLMSTYSEPAVVREALAAGAMGYLVKSEDAEMIVEAIRAARMGESFISAELDLALNAGEVGGAPKLSAQERRVMALYGAGEPVKAVAFQLGISDETAKSYLKRIREKYRVAGYDVGTKVALRKRAIQDGILLQND, encoded by the coding sequence ATGGGCGAGGAACCCCCGATCAGGATCGCGATCGTCGACGACCACAAGATGCTGCTGGGAGCACTGACCGAGTGGATCCGCAGTGCGGCGGACGACATCCGGATGGTCGCGGCCGTCGCCAGCTGGCCGGAGCTGCTGACGCATCCCGAGTTCCCGGTGGATGTCGTCCTCCTCGACCTCGACCTGAAGGACAACATCCCGATCTCGTTGAAGCTCTCGACGCTGAAGACGACCGGGGTCGCCACCGTTCTCATGAGCACGTACTCGGAGCCTGCGGTCGTCCGCGAGGCCCTGGCGGCCGGGGCGATGGGCTACCTGGTGAAGAGCGAGGACGCCGAGATGATCGTCGAGGCGATCCGCGCGGCGCGCATGGGCGAGTCGTTCATCTCGGCCGAGCTCGACCTGGCGCTCAACGCCGGCGAGGTCGGCGGGGCCCCGAAGCTGAGCGCGCAGGAGCGGCGCGTGATGGCGCTCTACGGCGCAGGCGAGCCGGTCAAGGCCGTCGCCTTCCAGCTGGGGATCTCGGACGAGACCGCCAAGAGCTACCTCAAGCGCATCCGCGAGAAGTACCGCGTGGCCGGCTACGACGTCGGCACCAAGGTCGCCCTGCGCAAGCGCGCCATCCAGGACGGCATCCTGCTCCAGAACGACTGA
- a CDS encoding thiamine-binding protein, with protein MLVAFSVAPSGGEGADASVHDAVAAAVRVVRESGLPNRTDAMFTTIEGEWDEVFDVVRRATEAVGRYGTRVSLVLKADIRPGYSGELDGKVERLEAALERGD; from the coding sequence ATGCTGGTGGCATTCTCTGTCGCGCCGAGCGGTGGCGAAGGGGCCGACGCGTCCGTCCATGACGCGGTCGCTGCGGCCGTCCGCGTCGTGCGCGAGTCGGGCCTCCCGAACCGGACGGACGCGATGTTCACGACCATCGAGGGGGAGTGGGACGAGGTCTTCGATGTCGTCCGCCGCGCCACGGAGGCGGTCGGCCGCTACGGGACGCGGGTCTCCCTGGTGCTGAAGGCGGACATCCGGCCGGGGTACTCCGGCGAGCTCGACGGCAAGGTCGAGCGGCTCGAGGCCGCCCTGGAGCGGGGCGACTGA
- a CDS encoding MFS transporter yields MTPLIDGPTKLSSARIRLALLALALGGFGIGSTEFVAMGLLPNIAHDLLPQLYAASPTDANAQAGWIISAYALGVVVGAPTIAAVAARWPRKKLLLWLLVAFTVGTLASAVAPTFQLVMVARFVSALPHGAYFGIASLVAASLMGPGKRGRGVAFVLSGLTIANVIGVPTITWIGQHSGWRIAYLVVAAIFALTFVAVALLVPWQAGDAKATMRNELRAFTRLQVWVALLIGAVGFGGFFAVYTYIAPIVTTITGMPESTVPLVLVLAGLGMTIGNILGGRAADHSVRRSMLLFFVILLVGLAALWLTASTVVGLLISVFVVSGACSALSPTIQTRLMDVARDSQSIAAALNHSALNIANAAGAFFGGLTIAAGLGYLSPVVVGGLLALGGIALALISFGIDRSRIRRGVATGSVAAQRPAERTPVSAPID; encoded by the coding sequence GTGACCCCGCTTATCGACGGGCCGACGAAGCTGTCGTCGGCCCGTATCCGTCTTGCGCTGCTGGCGCTCGCCCTCGGTGGATTCGGCATCGGATCGACCGAGTTCGTCGCGATGGGCCTTCTGCCCAACATCGCCCACGACCTGCTGCCGCAGCTGTACGCCGCCTCGCCGACCGACGCCAACGCGCAGGCCGGCTGGATCATCTCGGCGTACGCGCTCGGCGTCGTCGTCGGCGCCCCGACGATCGCGGCGGTCGCCGCCCGCTGGCCGCGGAAGAAGCTGCTGCTCTGGCTGCTCGTCGCGTTCACCGTCGGCACCCTGGCGTCGGCGGTCGCCCCGACGTTCCAGCTGGTGATGGTCGCCCGCTTCGTCTCCGCGCTGCCGCATGGTGCCTACTTCGGCATCGCTTCGCTCGTCGCCGCATCCCTGATGGGGCCGGGCAAGCGCGGGCGCGGGGTCGCCTTCGTGCTGTCGGGGCTCACGATCGCGAACGTGATCGGCGTTCCGACCATCACCTGGATCGGCCAGCACAGCGGGTGGCGCATCGCCTACCTGGTCGTCGCGGCCATCTTCGCCCTGACCTTCGTGGCCGTCGCCCTGCTGGTGCCGTGGCAGGCGGGCGATGCGAAGGCGACCATGCGGAACGAGCTGCGGGCGTTCACCCGGCTGCAGGTGTGGGTGGCGCTGCTCATCGGGGCCGTCGGCTTCGGCGGCTTCTTCGCCGTCTACACGTACATCGCCCCGATCGTCACGACCATCACCGGGATGCCGGAGTCGACCGTTCCCCTCGTGCTCGTCCTCGCCGGGCTCGGGATGACGATCGGCAACATCCTCGGAGGCCGCGCGGCCGACCACAGCGTCCGGCGCAGCATGCTGCTGTTCTTCGTGATCCTGCTGGTGGGCCTCGCGGCGCTCTGGCTGACCGCATCCACCGTCGTCGGCCTGCTCATCTCGGTGTTCGTCGTGTCGGGCGCGTGCTCGGCGCTCTCGCCGACCATCCAGACCCGGCTGATGGATGTTGCACGTGACAGCCAGTCGATCGCCGCCGCGCTCAACCACTCGGCGCTCAACATCGCCAACGCCGCCGGTGCCTTCTTCGGCGGCCTCACGATCGCCGCGGGGCTCGGCTACCTGTCGCCGGTCGTCGTCGGAGGGCTCCTCGCGCTCGGCGGCATCGCGCTGGCGCTGATCTCGTTCGGCATCGACCGCTCGCGCATCCGCCGCGGCGTCGCCACCGGCTCGGTCGCGGCTCAGCGGCCGGCGGAGCGGACCCCGGTCTCCGCGCCCATCGACTGA
- a CDS encoding HAD family hydrolase, translating into MAISIPGKVIVFDYGEVISVTPSDEDRTALTELAGGDPKVFWPAYWRHRDALDQGTLSIQSYWRGIERELGENWGDAKIHRLWLADFRSWLTIDHDTLQVLLDLKEGGTRMALLSNAGRDFGSYFRHGTLGDLFEKVFVSGELGTIKPSAEIFEHVLSELGVTAEQTVFIDNKEANVRGAEALGIAGHVFTSPSDLRAYLDGLAA; encoded by the coding sequence ATGGCGATCAGCATCCCCGGAAAGGTGATCGTGTTCGACTACGGCGAGGTCATCTCGGTGACCCCGTCCGACGAGGACCGCACCGCCCTGACCGAGCTCGCCGGCGGCGACCCGAAGGTGTTCTGGCCGGCCTATTGGCGGCACAGGGACGCGCTCGACCAGGGCACGCTGAGCATCCAGTCGTACTGGCGCGGCATCGAGCGCGAGCTCGGCGAGAACTGGGGCGATGCGAAGATCCACCGCCTGTGGCTCGCCGACTTCCGGAGCTGGCTGACCATCGACCACGACACGCTCCAGGTGCTCCTCGACCTCAAGGAGGGCGGAACGCGGATGGCGCTGCTCTCCAACGCCGGCCGCGACTTCGGCTCCTACTTCCGCCACGGCACCCTCGGCGACCTCTTCGAGAAGGTGTTCGTCAGCGGCGAGCTCGGCACGATCAAACCAAGCGCGGAGATCTTCGAGCACGTGCTCTCCGAGCTCGGCGTGACGGCGGAGCAGACGGTATTCATCGACAACAAGGAGGCGAACGTGCGCGGGGCGGAAGCCCTCGGCATCGCCGGGCACGTCTTCACGTCGCCGAGCGACCTCCGGGCATATCTGGACGGTCTCGCGGCTTAG
- a CDS encoding VOC family protein, with translation MLESYVTYSVLPASDLQRAVEWYRDKLELEPERTTEGGVLYGTGSEAKIYVYETGNAGTAQNTAMCWLTPDIEATMAHLRERGVVFADYDFPGLHTENGIATDDMGRSAWFQDSEGNYLCLTQPA, from the coding sequence ATGTTGGAGTCGTATGTGACGTACTCCGTCCTTCCTGCCTCCGACCTGCAGCGGGCCGTCGAGTGGTACCGCGACAAGCTGGAGCTCGAACCGGAGCGGACGACCGAGGGCGGGGTGCTGTACGGCACCGGGTCCGAAGCGAAGATCTACGTGTACGAGACCGGGAACGCCGGGACGGCGCAGAACACCGCGATGTGCTGGCTCACGCCCGACATCGAGGCCACGATGGCCCATCTGAGGGAGAGGGGTGTCGTGTTCGCGGACTACGACTTCCCCGGTCTGCACACCGAGAACGGGATCGCGACGGACGACATGGGCCGGTCGGCGTGGTTCCAGGACAGCGAGGGCAACTACCTCTGCCTCACGCAACCGGCCTGA
- a CDS encoding NAD(P)H-hydrate dehydratase, whose translation MSDWQSWDERDAAAWIAVPQESSDKYSRGVLGVVTGSDRYPGAAVLGVEGASRTGVGMIRYLGADRPAEQVMRRRPEVVTAPGRVQGWLIGSGMDAASRPADDAHRLRSALRDGTPLVIDAGALDLVGRASAPVVVTPHFRELATMLAAGADDDSDAVTADDIAADPAAWAVRAAESLGVTVLLKGHTTYVVAPGGPRYAVTAGPAWLATAGSGDVLGGVLGALVATHAREIDEDGHAALAALAATAAWIHGRAGERASDGGPIVALDIVGELPGVVRELVRAAG comes from the coding sequence GTGAGCGACTGGCAGAGCTGGGACGAACGGGATGCCGCGGCGTGGATCGCCGTTCCGCAGGAGTCGAGCGACAAGTACTCGCGTGGCGTGCTCGGGGTGGTGACCGGATCCGACCGCTATCCGGGCGCTGCCGTGCTCGGGGTGGAGGGCGCCTCCCGGACCGGGGTGGGGATGATCCGCTACCTGGGCGCCGACCGTCCGGCCGAGCAGGTGATGCGCCGCCGCCCGGAGGTGGTGACGGCTCCCGGGCGCGTCCAGGGCTGGCTGATCGGCTCGGGGATGGATGCGGCGAGCCGCCCGGCGGACGACGCGCATCGCCTGCGCTCGGCGCTGCGTGACGGCACGCCGCTCGTCATCGATGCGGGAGCCCTCGACCTCGTCGGCCGTGCTTCGGCCCCGGTCGTCGTCACGCCGCACTTCCGCGAGCTCGCGACGATGCTCGCGGCCGGAGCGGACGACGACTCCGACGCGGTGACGGCCGACGACATCGCCGCCGATCCAGCCGCGTGGGCGGTCCGCGCGGCCGAGAGCCTCGGTGTGACCGTCCTGCTCAAGGGCCACACGACGTACGTCGTCGCGCCCGGCGGACCGCGCTACGCCGTGACCGCAGGACCCGCCTGGCTGGCGACGGCCGGGAGTGGGGACGTGCTCGGCGGTGTCCTCGGCGCCCTGGTCGCGACGCACGCCCGCGAGATCGACGAGGACGGCCACGCCGCGCTCGCCGCCCTGGCGGCGACAGCGGCCTGGATCCACGGGCGCGCGGGGGAGCGGGCGTCGGACGGCGGTCCGATCGTCGCCCTCGACATCGTCGGGGAACTCCCTGGCGTGGTGCGCGAGCTGGTGCGCGCGGCCGGCTGA
- a CDS encoding NADH:flavin oxidoreductase/NADH oxidase has translation MPSLFDPLTLRGVTARNRIWTSPMCQYSVLDESGVPGTWHLIHLGSFATGGSGIVFTEATAVDPEGRISPRDTGIWTDEQRDAWKPITAFIESQGAVPGIQLGHAGRKASSWPAWGFDGRTGSVPETEGGWRTVAPSPIAFDGLDVPDELDAAGIDTVVDDFRSAARRSTEAGFRVIELHAAHGYLLHQFLSPISNRRTDEYGGSLENRARLLLRVIAAVREEAPDAPLFVRFSASDWTEGGWDEDQTATVATWAQEAGADFFDISSGGIQAGIRIPLSPGYQVPFAHHVRSTSDVDVSAVGLITSPQQAAEIVESGQADAVMLARELLRDPHFPLRAAHELGVEIGYWPPQYLRARWR, from the coding sequence ATGCCCTCTCTTTTCGACCCCCTGACCCTGCGCGGCGTCACCGCGCGCAACCGCATCTGGACCTCCCCGATGTGCCAGTACTCGGTGCTCGACGAGTCCGGAGTCCCCGGCACCTGGCACCTGATCCACCTGGGGTCGTTCGCGACCGGCGGCAGCGGAATCGTCTTCACCGAGGCGACCGCGGTCGACCCGGAGGGTCGGATCAGCCCGCGCGACACCGGCATCTGGACGGACGAGCAGCGCGACGCGTGGAAGCCGATCACCGCATTCATCGAGAGCCAGGGCGCCGTTCCCGGCATCCAGCTCGGCCATGCCGGCCGCAAGGCGTCGTCGTGGCCGGCGTGGGGCTTCGACGGCCGCACCGGCTCCGTCCCGGAGACGGAGGGCGGCTGGCGCACGGTCGCTCCGTCGCCCATCGCGTTCGACGGGCTCGATGTCCCGGACGAGCTGGATGCTGCCGGGATCGACACGGTCGTCGACGACTTCCGCTCGGCGGCGCGCCGGTCGACCGAGGCGGGATTCCGGGTGATCGAGCTGCACGCGGCGCACGGCTATCTGCTGCACCAGTTCCTCTCCCCGATCTCCAACCGGCGAACCGACGAGTACGGCGGCTCGCTGGAGAACCGCGCGCGACTCCTGCTGCGCGTGATCGCGGCCGTCCGCGAGGAGGCGCCGGACGCGCCCCTCTTCGTGCGCTTCTCGGCGAGCGACTGGACGGAGGGGGGCTGGGACGAGGACCAGACCGCGACGGTGGCCACCTGGGCGCAGGAGGCCGGCGCCGACTTCTTCGACATCTCCAGCGGCGGCATCCAGGCGGGCATCCGCATCCCGCTCAGCCCGGGCTACCAGGTGCCGTTCGCGCACCACGTGCGCAGCACCTCCGACGTGGATGTGAGCGCGGTCGGTCTCATCACCTCGCCCCAGCAGGCGGCCGAGATCGTCGAGAGCGGTCAGGCGGACGCCGTGATGCTGGCGCGCGAGCTCCTGCGCGACCCGCACTTCCCCCTGCGGGCCGCCCACGAGCTCGGCGTCGAGATCGGCTACTGGCCGCCGCAGTACCTCCGCGCCCGCTGGCGCTGA
- a CDS encoding bifunctional o-acetylhomoserine/o-acetylserine sulfhydrylase — protein sequence MTDAADWQFETKQIHSGAAPDPVTNARATPIYQTTSYVFNNAEHAKNLFALAEFGNIYTRIQNPTQAVVEERVAALEGGTGALLVASGQAAETFAVLNIAQAGDHIVSSSSIYGGTYNLFKYTLAKLGIETTFVENQDDAEEWRRAVRPNTKLFFAETIGNPKINILDIALVAEVAHEAGVPLIVDNTIATPYLIRPFEHGADIVVHSATKFLGGHGTVIGGIIVDGGSFEWSKNVEKFPGLTEPDPSYHGASYTAAVGDALAYIIKARVQLLRDLGAAIAPASAWQLIQGIETLSLRVERHTQNAQEIAEFLESHPDVASVNYSGLPTSPWYAAANKYAPKGVGAVLSFELKGGVDAGAALVDNLSLFSHLANIGDVRSLVIHPASTTHSQLTPEQQLTAGVTPGLVRLSVGLENVDDLKADLSAGLAAARSVAEAARA from the coding sequence ATGACCGACGCCGCCGACTGGCAGTTCGAAACCAAGCAGATCCACTCCGGCGCTGCTCCCGACCCGGTGACCAACGCCCGCGCCACCCCGATCTACCAGACCACCTCGTACGTGTTCAACAACGCGGAGCACGCGAAGAACCTCTTCGCCCTCGCCGAGTTCGGGAACATCTACACCCGCATCCAGAACCCGACCCAGGCGGTCGTCGAGGAGCGCGTCGCCGCGCTCGAAGGGGGCACCGGCGCCCTCCTCGTCGCCTCCGGTCAGGCCGCTGAGACCTTCGCTGTCCTCAACATCGCGCAGGCGGGCGACCACATCGTGTCCTCCAGCTCGATCTACGGCGGCACCTACAATCTCTTCAAGTACACGCTCGCGAAGCTCGGCATCGAGACCACCTTCGTCGAGAACCAGGACGACGCCGAGGAGTGGCGCCGCGCCGTCCGGCCGAACACCAAGCTGTTCTTCGCCGAGACCATCGGCAACCCGAAGATCAACATCCTCGACATCGCCCTCGTCGCGGAGGTCGCGCACGAGGCCGGCGTCCCCCTGATCGTCGACAACACGATCGCCACGCCGTACCTGATCCGTCCGTTCGAGCACGGCGCCGACATCGTCGTCCACTCGGCGACCAAATTCCTCGGCGGCCACGGCACGGTCATCGGCGGCATCATCGTCGACGGCGGCTCGTTCGAGTGGTCGAAGAACGTCGAGAAGTTCCCTGGCCTCACCGAGCCGGACCCGTCGTACCACGGCGCGAGCTACACCGCCGCGGTCGGCGACGCCCTCGCCTACATCATCAAGGCGCGCGTGCAGCTGCTCCGCGACCTCGGAGCGGCGATCGCCCCGGCGAGCGCCTGGCAGCTCATCCAGGGCATCGAGACGCTGTCGCTCCGCGTCGAGCGTCACACGCAGAACGCGCAGGAGATCGCCGAGTTCCTCGAGTCGCACCCGGACGTCGCGTCGGTCAACTACTCGGGCCTGCCGACCAGCCCCTGGTACGCGGCCGCCAACAAGTACGCCCCGAAGGGCGTCGGCGCCGTTCTCTCGTTCGAGCTCAAGGGCGGGGTGGATGCGGGAGCCGCTCTCGTCGACAACCTCTCGTTGTTCAGCCACCTGGCCAACATCGGCGATGTCCGCAGCCTCGTCATCCACCCGGCATCGACAACGCACTCGCAGCTCACCCCCGAGCAGCAGCTGACCGCCGGCGTCACGCCGGGCCTGGTCCGCCTGTCGGTGGGCCTCGAGAACGTCGACGACCTGAAGGCCGACCTCAGCGCCGGCCTGGCCGCCGCCCGCTCCGTCGCCGAGGCCGCCCGCGCCTAG
- a CDS encoding sensor histidine kinase — translation MSRIQKERDRLLAATARTVGLTATVTALFCLSIPGSLPLPLYLASLVLIVCLGYAQWQLAGLLRLTLWMWVIVVAGVALILIHLLPGTALGPSAISAVSVIGAASVACVCVVGVSSRSRLVLLVAAAAATVTAQGVTLGMTHSRMVETLVFTVTGWIALTATGVWLARTVPRTLKRISTMSRAYRVERQASETEARRRQSARLLHDTVLATLTLLAHSGVGVSHGALREQAAEDAALLRQLRLGFTPDPARSGDYKLKPVEESTLGNTLESVKQRFRRMGLEVNWHGAGQVLLPSDVLDAFLLALGECLENVRRHSGVNEAHVTITDDETNVRAMVTDAGKGFDVASIDTGRLGFTESIVARLRDVGGNARLFSSPGSGTTVVLEVPK, via the coding sequence ATGTCGCGCATCCAGAAGGAGCGTGATCGTCTCCTCGCTGCGACGGCCCGCACCGTCGGGCTGACGGCCACGGTCACGGCGCTCTTCTGCCTGAGCATCCCCGGCTCGCTCCCCCTCCCCCTGTACCTGGCGTCCCTGGTCCTCATCGTGTGCCTCGGCTACGCGCAGTGGCAGCTGGCCGGCCTGCTGCGGCTGACCCTGTGGATGTGGGTCATCGTCGTCGCGGGCGTCGCGCTCATCCTCATCCACCTGCTGCCGGGGACCGCACTCGGGCCGTCGGCGATCAGTGCGGTCAGCGTGATCGGCGCCGCCTCCGTCGCCTGCGTGTGCGTGGTCGGCGTGAGCTCGCGCAGTCGTCTGGTGCTGCTGGTGGCGGCCGCGGCCGCGACCGTCACCGCGCAGGGCGTGACGCTCGGGATGACGCACTCCCGGATGGTCGAGACCCTCGTCTTCACCGTGACGGGCTGGATCGCCCTGACCGCGACGGGCGTCTGGCTGGCCCGCACGGTCCCGCGCACCCTGAAGCGCATCTCGACGATGAGCCGGGCCTATCGGGTCGAGCGCCAGGCGAGCGAGACCGAGGCGCGACGCCGGCAGAGCGCCCGGCTGCTGCACGACACGGTGCTCGCCACCCTCACCCTGCTCGCGCACTCCGGCGTCGGCGTCAGCCACGGAGCGCTGCGGGAGCAGGCCGCCGAGGACGCCGCGCTGCTGCGCCAGCTGCGCCTCGGCTTCACCCCCGACCCGGCGCGGTCGGGCGACTACAAGCTCAAGCCGGTGGAGGAGTCGACGCTCGGCAACACCCTCGAGTCGGTGAAACAGCGCTTCCGCCGCATGGGACTCGAGGTGAACTGGCACGGCGCCGGCCAGGTGCTGCTCCCGAGCGACGTGCTCGACGCGTTCCTGCTCGCCCTCGGCGAGTGCCTGGAGAACGTGCGCAGGCATTCCGGCGTCAACGAGGCGCACGTCACGATCACCGACGACGAGACGAACGTGCGGGCGATGGTGACGGACGCAGGCAAAGGCTTCGACGTCGCATCCATCGACACCGGCCGGCTGGGCTTCACCGAGTCGATCGTGGCGCGGCTGCGCGATGTCGGCGGCAACGCGCGCCTCTTCTCGTCGCCCGGCAGCGGGACGACCGTCGTGCTGGAGGTGCCGAAGTGA
- a CDS encoding glycosyltransferase 87 family protein, with protein MGMDAVPLSAAPTPRAEAGLLRRVAFSPLSLWIAFLAVHLIISGLALDQGKGLGDVFLVYKPWAQLAAQGTQIVGVDSDWVYPFGAIVPVMLPLLFGADGYVWAWLNMVLLLNAAAFAVLIVGREPRRLIAAWWWLGFLLLLGPIAVGRLDSVSASLAIVGLLWLTLHERAAVVVLTAATWVKVWPAAILLAAVVALRSRWHIVLVAVTTSAVIAAVPLIFGAGWHILSFITMQTDRGLQIEAPVSTFWMWQAAFHVPGAEVYYDRQLLTFQVSGQGTATAGALMNPLFALTAIVVLLIGVRAYRRGTPYTRILPELSLALVTAFIAFNKVGSPQYVVWLAAPVVVGLVYQGRGFRTPAVLVLITAALTQVFYPFLYDWLLVPDPSMVAVLTVRNLMYFVILGWTVVALWRRRHRQEAAGDLVPAHAWPFRSTPGAHPEPVGGSAR; from the coding sequence ATGGGGATGGATGCGGTGCCGCTGAGCGCCGCGCCGACCCCTCGGGCCGAGGCCGGGCTGTTGCGCCGCGTCGCCTTCAGCCCGCTGTCGCTCTGGATCGCGTTCCTCGCCGTCCACCTGATCATCAGCGGCCTCGCGCTCGACCAGGGCAAGGGCCTCGGCGACGTCTTCCTCGTCTACAAGCCGTGGGCGCAGCTCGCCGCCCAGGGCACCCAGATCGTCGGCGTCGACTCCGACTGGGTGTACCCGTTCGGCGCGATCGTCCCGGTCATGCTCCCTCTGCTGTTCGGCGCGGACGGTTATGTCTGGGCGTGGCTCAACATGGTGCTGCTGCTGAACGCGGCCGCCTTCGCGGTGCTGATCGTCGGCCGCGAGCCGCGTCGGCTGATCGCGGCCTGGTGGTGGCTGGGCTTCCTGCTCCTGCTCGGGCCGATCGCGGTCGGGCGGCTGGACTCGGTCTCGGCCTCCCTCGCGATCGTCGGGCTGCTCTGGCTGACGCTCCACGAGCGGGCGGCGGTCGTCGTGCTGACGGCGGCGACCTGGGTCAAGGTGTGGCCGGCGGCGATCCTGCTGGCCGCCGTCGTCGCGCTGCGCTCGCGCTGGCACATCGTCCTCGTCGCCGTGACGACCTCGGCGGTGATCGCGGCCGTGCCGCTGATCTTCGGCGCCGGGTGGCACATCCTGAGCTTCATCACCATGCAGACCGACCGCGGCCTGCAGATCGAGGCGCCGGTGAGCACGTTCTGGATGTGGCAGGCCGCGTTCCACGTGCCGGGCGCCGAGGTCTACTACGACCGGCAGCTGCTCACCTTCCAGGTCAGCGGTCAGGGGACGGCCACGGCCGGAGCCCTGATGAACCCGCTGTTCGCCTTGACGGCGATCGTCGTGCTGCTGATCGGCGTGCGGGCGTACCGGAGGGGAACGCCGTACACGCGCATCCTGCCGGAGCTGTCGCTGGCTCTGGTGACCGCCTTCATCGCGTTCAACAAGGTCGGCTCCCCGCAGTACGTCGTGTGGCTGGCCGCTCCCGTCGTGGTCGGGCTCGTCTACCAGGGCCGCGGTTTCCGCACCCCGGCGGTGCTGGTGCTGATCACCGCGGCGCTCACGCAGGTCTTCTACCCGTTCCTGTACGACTGGCTTCTGGTGCCCGATCCGAGCATGGTGGCCGTCCTGACCGTGCGGAACCTCATGTACTTCGTGATACTGGGCTGGACCGTCGTGGCGCTCTGGCGCCGGCGCCACCGCCAGGAGGCGGCCGGCGACCTGGTCCCGGCCCACGCGTGGCCGTTCCGCTCGACCCCCGGGGCTCACCCCGAACCGGTCGGCGGAAGCGCACGCTGA